In Pyrus communis chromosome 8, drPyrComm1.1, whole genome shotgun sequence, one genomic interval encodes:
- the LOC137743873 gene encoding UDP-glycosyltransferase 71K2-like: MKKVELVFIPSPGAGHLVSTLQFTKRLIDRDDRVSITILAIQSSFPTTLSSYAKSIAASEPRIRFIDVPQPQDRPPQEMYKSPAKFFSLYIESHVPSVKKIITNLVPSSANSSDSIRVAALVVDFFCVSMIDVAKELNIPSYLFLTSNAGYLAFMLHLPIVHEKNQIAVEESDPEWSIPGIVHPVPPRVLPVALTEGSRSAYIKLASRFRETRGIIVNTFVELETHAITLFSTDDGIPPVYPVGPVIDLDDGQAHSNLDQAQRDRIINWLDDQPQKSVVFLCFGSMGSFRAEQVKEIALGLEQSGQRFLWSLRMPSPKSTVPSDCSNLEEVLPDGFLERTNGKKGLICGWAPQVEVLAHSATGGFLSHCGWNSILESLWHGVPIATWPMYAEQQLNAFRMVRELGMALEMRLDYKRGSADVVGADEIERAVVGVMEKDSEVRKKLEEMGKMARKAVKDGGSSFGSVGRFIEDVIGESWGFK, translated from the exons ATGAAGAAAGTGGAACTAGTGTTCATCCCATCACCAGGAGCAGGCCACCTTGTATCAACGCTGCAATTCACAAAGCGTTTGATCGATCGCGACGACAGAGTTTCGATCACCATTCTTGCCATCCAGTCATCCTTCCCAACCACTCTAAGTTCATACGCAAAATCAATTGCAGCCTCAGAACCCCGTATCCGATTCATAGATGTCCCACAACCTCAAGATCGACCTCCGCAAGAGATGTACAAGTCACCAGCAAAGTTCTTCTCTCTTTACATTGAGAGTCACGTCCCCAGTGTCAAGAAAATTATCACCAACCTCGTCCCCTCTAGTGCTAATAGTTCAGATTCGATTCGTGTTGCTGCTTTGGTAGTTGATTTCTTCTGTGTGTCCatgattgatgtggccaaagaACTCAATATTCCTTCTTATCTTTTCCTGACAAGCAATGCAGGATATCTAGCTTTCATGCTCCACCTTCCAATTGTTCATGAAAAAAACCAGATTGCTGTTGAAGAATCCGATCCCGAATGGTCAATCCCAG GTATTGTCCACCCGGTTCCTCCTAGAGTTTTGCCAGTGGCTTTGACAGAAGGTAGCCGCTCCGCTTACATCAAGTTGGCTTCAAGATTTAGAGAGACTAGAGGCATTATAGTAAACACATTTGTAGAGTTAGAGACACACGCTATCACATTGTTTTCCACTGACGACGGAATCCCTCCGGTGTACCCAGTTGGGCCAGTGATCGACCTGGATGACGGTCAGGCACATTCCAATCTAGACCAGGCACAGCGCGACAGGATCATCAATTGGCTTGATGACCAGCCTCAGAAATCTGttgtgtttttgtgttttggtagCATGGGAAGCTTTAGGGCAGAGCAAGTGAAGGAAATAGCTTTAGGGCTTGAACAGAGCGGGCAGAGGTTTTTATGGTCCCTGCGCATGCCGTCACCCAAGAGCACAGTCCCAAGTGATTGCTCGAATCTTGAAGAAGTTTTGCCAGATGGGTTCTTGGAGAGGACCAATGGCAAGAAAGGGTTGATATGTGGGTGGGCCCCACAGGTGGAGGTCCTGGCCCACAGTGCGACCGGAGGGTTCTTGTCACACTGCGGGTGGAACTCGATCTTAGAGAGCTTGTGGCATGGCGTCCCTATTGCGACGTGGCCCATGTATGCAGAGCAGCAGCTCAATGCTTTTAGGATGGTGAGGGAGTTGGGGATGGCGTTGGAGATGAGGCTGGATTACAAGAGAGGCAGCGCTGACGTGGTGGGGGCGGACGAGATTGAGAGGGCTGTGGTTGGTGTGATGGAGAAGGATAGtgaggtgaggaagaagttggAAGAGATGGGAAAGATGGCTAGAAAAGCCGTGAAGGATGGGGGGTCTTCATTTGGTTCTGTTGGGAGATTTATTGAGGATGTGATTGGTGAGAGTTGGGGTTTTAAGTAG